From the genome of Daphnia pulicaria isolate SC F1-1A chromosome 5, SC_F0-13Bv2, whole genome shotgun sequence:
CAAGACTTCTATCAGTTTGCCTGTGgcggatggaagaagaagaacgtcaTTCCACGTGGATCCGATAAAATTTCTCAATTTGACATCTTAGACGACAGAATTCAGCATTTTATTCAAGGTATTACAACGACATTATATAAGCCTTTCGACAACTCAACACTAAGGCAGATCTCGAACCCTATTTGCAGAATTCTTTAAGGAAAATAGCACCAGCGTCGACTCAAAACCGGTTAATAACACCCGAGATATGTACAGAGCTTGCTTGGACACTGGTAAGCTTATTTATTGTTAAATTTATTACTTTAAATTAATCACTTTAATTAATTACAATTACAGATGCGATAGACCAACTGAGAATCACGCCGCTCGTTAAAATTTTGGATTCTTACGGCCAATGGCCTTTAACGATGTCCAACTGGACGGAGGATCGTTTCGACTGGAGAAAAGCGACCGCTTCCATCCGGAATACATTCGGGCTCAGTTTTCTATTCGAAGTTTCCAATTTTGTGGATGTCAACAACACAGAATTCAGCACAATTTATGCAAGCTATagatataatattttttaaaacgtttcaaataatttgtaAATATAATTACAGTTAGACCATCCGTCGTTAGGATTGCCCAGTTTCGTACTGAAAGGTAACAACTTGACCAGTTTTCCAATTCAAGCTTACTTGACGTTCATTTCCGGAGTGGCTCACACAATCCGTGATGCCATCGGAGGTGGAGCTAACGATACAGATATGACCAAGGACTTTGAAGATTTGATAAGTTTCCACATTGAGTTGGCCAATGTAAAGTTTAATTGCAAATCATTTCACAAAGCttccattgaatttaaaatgcatGCGGAATTATTTGCAGATTCTAACTCCGGAAGAGGTTCAATCGCAGTGGAATTTAACCCGAATTTACAatcctttttctcttcctgAATTACAAATTTGGACTGACGAAGCAAATGCAACCGAAGCAATGGGCCAGGTCAGAATAACATTTTTCGTCATTCAACACTAATTAGTAAAAATttgtattgttttattttaaagattaACTGGCACGAGCACCTGACTGACATTTACTCAGCGGCCAACGTCTCCATCAATTCAGATGAAAAGATCGTCGTTATTGAACCCGAATATCTTCAGAGATTAGTGCAACTGCTCGACCAAACTCCGCCCAGAGTAATTGGTATGATGTACCCGCAACTGATTTTATTGTTGTGAATTTGatatctcaatttttttttcgcgcagcaaatttcatttattggCGTCTTATCCTCGAGAACATTTACGATGTGGATTTCGAAATGGAAAAGTTAGCTCTTGAATTCGAACATGAAATTTATGGGCCGTTTCTTCCTCTACCAAGGTACACTGCATTCTTTGACAAAATGTTGTGTTGTATGTACTGTACATCGGTTATGTGCAGTTTCTTTAAGTTAATTGAACATACCATACCTATCGTTTTTTTAGAGAAGATTGGTGCATGAAACGAGTTCATAAGTTGATGGGATTCGCCATCGGCGCTAAATATGTCGAATCGGCATTCGATCCTCAAACAAAAATCGACATGAAGGAAATGATcctgaatttgaaaatggccTTTAGTTCATTGGTGGAGGAATCCGATTGGATGGACGAAGAGACAAAGATCAACGCGTTGGAGAAAGCAGCTGCCATGAAAGAGTACATTGGTTATCCTGATTGGATAACTAACAAAACTACACTGGAGTTAGCCTACCACGGAGTGAGATAAAGCCAGCAGACAATTTGAACTGTtcaattttacaattttatttcttagatTAAAACCGAACCGGACAAgcattttgataattttttctcTGCGAATCGGTTTATAATTATAAATAATCTGAGATTTCTTCGCTTCAGAACCAACCGGGAAAATCTGTAACGTTAATTTATTCCCCCTTTAAAAATGTTGCATTGTTATTCCTATAATTGATTCTATAGGTGGATCTCTTTTCCGGATGTAGTGAATGCATTTTACTATCCCATGTTGAATTCTATAAGTAAGACGATTTTTGAAGTACCACTTGATTTGCATAAATTTTAACCAAATCATATTTTTAGCTTTCCCTGCGGGAATTTTGCAGCCACCCTTTTACGGGAAAGGATAtctaaagtaaaagaaatctcACAATCAATTGTCATGCTTATTTAACTTAATTAATGCAGGGCTTTGAATTATGGCGCCATTGGTTCCGTCATCGG
Proteins encoded in this window:
- the LOC124340907 gene encoding neprilysin-4-like isoform X1, whose amino-acid sequence is MEIAASDATLVSRLPLEDDVKIKRSRKTFLIGVGAVIGAVVFVIATSLLADQVIRSRKELVHVRQELHDTREDHQSYLKKEEPAVCWTKECILSAAALMESMDETADPCQDFYQFACGGWKKKNVIPRGSDKISQFDILDDRIQHFIQEFFKENSTSVDSKPVNNTRDMYRACLDTDAIDQLRITPLVKILDSYGQWPLTMSNWTEDRFDWRKATASIRNTFGLSFLFEVSNFVDVNNTEFSTIYLDHPSLGLPSFVLKGNNLTSFPIQAYLTFISGVAHTIRDAIGGGANDTDMTKDFEDLISFHIELANILTPEEVQSQWNLTRIYNPFSLPELQIWTDEANATEAMGQINWHEHLTDIYSAANVSINSDEKIVVIEPEYLQRLVQLLDQTPPRVIANFIYWRLILENIYDVDFEMEKLALEFEHEIYGPFLPLPREDWCMKRVHKLMGFAIGAKYVESAFDPQTKIDMKEMILNLKMAFSSLVEESDWMDEETKINALEKAAAMKEYIGYPDWITNKTTLELAYHGIKTEPDKHFDNFFSANRFIIINNLRFLRFRTNRENLWISFPDVVNAFYYPMLNSITFPAGILQPPFYGKGYLKALNYGAIGSVIGHEITHGFDDEGHKSDKKGHEISWWSNTTLNEFYKRKQCIIDQYSNYTLPELEGTDAFHINGINTQGENIADNGGLREAFRAYQNYVSTNGQEKRLPGMEHYTPEQLFFLSFANIECSSEIPESLEDQVLFGVHTPPRYRIIGPLSNLVEFSEHFQCPVGSTMNRPNKCIVW
- the LOC124340907 gene encoding neprilysin-like isoform X5 — translated: MEIAASDATLVSVSPVEDVKIKRSRKTFLIGVGAVIGAVVFVIATSLLADQVIRSRKELVDVRQELHDTREDHQSYLKKEEPAVCWTRECILSAAALMESMDETADPCQDFHKFACGGWMKKNVIPRGHGSVSQFGLLDGRIQHFIKEFFKENSTSVDSKPVNNTRDMYRACLDTDAIDQLRITPLVKILDSYGQWPLTMSNWTEDRFDWRKATASIRNTFGLSFLFEVSNFVDVNNTEFSTIYLDHPSLGLPSFVLKGNNLTSFPIQAYLTFISGVAHTIRDAIGGGANDTDMTKDFEDLISFHIELANILTPEEVQSQWNLTRIYNPFSLPELQIWTDEANATEAMGQINWHEHLTDIYSAANVSINSDEKIVVIEPEYLQRLVQLLDQTPPRVIANFIYWRLILENIYDVDFEMEKLALEFEHEIYGPFLPLPREDWCMKRVHKLMGFAIGAKYVESAFDPQTKIDMKEMILNLKMAFSSLVEESDWMDEETKINALEKAAAMKEYIGYPDWITNKTTLELAYHGIKTEPDKHFDNFFSANRFIIINNLRFLRFRTNRENLWISFPDVVNAFYYPMLNSITFPAGILQPPFYGKGYLKALNYGAIGSVIGHEITHGFDDEGHKSDKKGHEISWWSNTTLNEFYKRKQCIIDQYSNYTLPELEGTDAFHINGINTQGENIADNGGLREAFRAYQNYVSTNGQEKRLPGMEHYTPEQLFFLSFANIECSSEIPESLEDQVLFGVHTPPRYRIIGPLSNLVEFSEHFQCPVGSTMNRPNKCIVW